The Apium graveolens cultivar Ventura chromosome 10, ASM990537v1, whole genome shotgun sequence nucleotide sequence TAAGTTCTGATGAAATCGAAGCTTGGATTCAATCGAACGAAGCGTATTTACCTGATCATATCAAAAATATGCCTCGTCCTGATCTGCACCAACTGCTTGCTTCTATCTATTCTACTATTACTCGATCTCCTGAGGTACTTCAGGTACTGAGCTGTTATATTTGTTTTGTCTCTGTGTGTGTTTATTTACTGATGTTGTGGTTTTATAACTGTTGttagagaaagagagagagagagactgtaGTTACGTTTGTATTTTTCTGATGTTGTGCTTTTATAAGGAAGTGTTGTTGttagagagagggagagagagagagagtctaTAAAATGCAAATGAGAAACAGTGATTTAAGTTGTGAGTGCAAATGAGAAAAAGGAGTTAAGTTGTGAGTTGACTTAGAAGCTGTAGCTCAAGTTCTATACTAATATTGTGCTTTTATAAGAAAGTGTTTTGTTAGAGAGATATAGatagagagagacagagagaaagagagagagagagagagagagagagagagagagagagagcaaaCTGAGAAGCAGTGAGTCAAGTTGCGAGTTGACTTGAAATCTGTAGCTCAAGCTTTAGATTATGAATGCTTATAGTGGAGTGCCTGTTCAAACTTAAGAAGATTAAAcaaaatagagagagagagagagagagagagagagagagagagagagtcatATAAAATGTGAGAAACATTGAGTTAAGTCGCGAGTTGACTCGGAAGCTGTAGCTCAAGCTCTAGACTAGTCTATGGATGCTTATAGCGGAGTGCCTGTTCAAACTAAGAAGATTAGACTAGAGACTAGAGAGAGGGATGTTACCTATGAAATTCGTGTTTTGATTGCGTAGCTGTTAATTAGTTTTCTTTAGTATACTTCGATAGAAGATATCAAATTCCACATGTAATCTGGACATTAACAAGGTATGTCTAGGAATGTTTAAGTGAGGAAGACGGAAGTAATTTGTTGATATGGATGAAAATGAGTGACTACTTGATTTGAAGGGTGATATTACAAAGAAGAGTTAAATGTAATTGTAATGGTTTAGTTCTTCCTTTGCTTAGACTTGCTTTTGTTCTGAGTTAGAAACTCGTGGTTCTTTGATTTATGGACGGTTTTACATTTGAGAAATTATGAAATACACCTGAAATAAGAATGTATTCTGTGGTATGTTTTCATGGGTCATGTTTAGTCTAAGTTTAATATATTTACCATATGCAGAATTGCAGATACAAACATTTATAATCACTGTTATGCCGTTTTATTACTATTCTTTCTTCATCATCTGTTTTAATAGTGTTTTATGGGAGGCCGGAACCCGGAATTAATTAGACTGTGTCAAGGCATGCATGACTTGCATCCTTTTGCTGTTTGTTTTATAACAATTGTGGTTGCTTATAGTATCTGTTATCTTATGTTAGGAAAATGATGTTAACCAGGATGACCATTCACAGGGCGACCATTCGCAAGCTCGATTTCAGCGCACTGATCAGTGGAAACCAGTTTATACTTGGTTAGAGACTTTAGAAGATAAAGAGCTAGTGAAGTCAAATGACATTGCAGACTGGCTATCTGCAAATCCGGATGTCAGAGATGATTTATACTCGAGACACTCTCGCTATCATTTGATGCACTACATTAAAAAGCTTCATGTTAAAATTCTAAAGAGAAAGGAGAGGAAGAAGGTAAGTGTCGATTTTACATATACAATATTGTGTCTCTAGTTTTAAGAGCATCTTTTTGCATATTCATGCCTTGATTTCTACTGGTATGCAGTTGTTCTTCTACACTTTGGAGTTCATTTTTGTGTTGTGATGGTTTTCATTGATATATCTTTTTATGGAACTGATCTGTGTTCTACTTCGGACAGGGATTTCCTATCACCAAAAAAGCAAACACCAAAATAATGTCAAAAAGTGAAGGAAAAAGATTTCCAGTCCCCCTTCCATGTATGTTGCTAACTATATCAATTTTTTGACATGTACATTATCCAGTTTACTTGCGGCCATTCTTATCAGTAGTCTACAAAGTCATATTACTGGACTACAAGTTAATGTTACATGTCTAAGTTTTATGGTATGATGCATACATGTATGTCATATGTGGTAATCTTTATTTGAACgatctttaattttttttttatatctAATAACAAAAGATTCCTATAGCATCTGAAATATGTAAATTATCTGACATTTGGACGGAATAGCTAGCAGAGAGTTATAGATTAATTGCTACCATGTAGTGATGCAGGACAACTTTAGAAACAATGGATAAATGAACTAAAAACGATAACAATGATAAAAATTGGTCTCCCCTTAATCCTTATTTTGTAAAATGATTTAAGCTTTTGTGTTGATTCCTTTTAAAGGGCATATCAAAGAGAGGTACATATTGGTAAAATAATAGAATAGTATTGTTCTTATCATATGTATGTTCTCACTATGTTTTTGGAATCAAAATTTGAGAACATATGTAAACTTGAGGTCTTTTAAGATTCTGCTTGCTCCTCAAGGATCCTAAAACTTTGAGAGGTGATACTAATTATAATATCAGTGTTTAGATGGAGATCTAAAATAAAAAGCAAAAGACCATTATAGGTAATTAAACTTATGGCTATATTAGTTTAGAAGATGATAGATTTGGAAGGTTAAAGGTGGGTATCTATTAGCAAATTTACCAGTTAGTTGGTGAAAATCTTTGACTTAAGGTCCATCCCCATTGTTGCAGTTCATAAATTTTGGAGACACAACTTTTGTGCATAAAATTAATCAAGAATTCCACAATCCAttacacacacacacgcgcgcgtATAAAAAACAACAAATTTTTTAGGAGTATCTTAGAACAACTTGTAAGAGTATCTTAAAACTCAAGTTGTTTAGTAGCTTAACATGAGTTACAAGATCATCAACATTTATATCTTATGACAACAGATTTAAATTTAGCTGTAATAGAAATTATATATTAAACGAATATATCAAACTTACATGATGGTTGAAGAATGCAGCTCAAAATATTATAGCCACGAGTACCACGATCACTCTGTCGATCCTCCTGTGTCCTGGTATCGTTCCATTTTCTTGTGTGGACCTACAGAGTTAGGAATATTTGTTCAGTGAATTTAAAATATCTTGTATTATAAATCTATCTAAATTTAATATCATTGTAGGCAAAATTTTCCTATAGGCTTTTTATTCCCGTTAGTCATTTTCTTTTGAGGAACTGTATATCCAGTGAAAAGAGTAATCCCTGATTTGATGGAAATTAGGTCCATCTTCAATCAACCGAGCTTTAACTGAGTTTAAGATTGTGCATCCATTTAAAAAT carries:
- the LOC141692444 gene encoding uncharacterized protein LOC141692444 isoform X5, producing the protein MWNSMNPQNETLTNPFTNNFDNNQLQIQINESQSQQWEETARAWLSTLPEGKIISSDEIEAWIQSNEAYLPDHIKNMPRPDLHQLLASIYSTITRSPEVLQGDHSQARFQRTDQWKPVYTWLETLEDKELVKSNDIADWLSANPDVRDDLYSRHSRYHLMHYIKKLHVKILKRKERKKGFPITKKANTKIMSKSEGKRFPVPLPCSTTVINLPPDSDLYKAKRSEALHKYEILLDLEKQLSALYPKPQLLNK
- the LOC141692444 gene encoding uncharacterized protein LOC141692444 isoform X2, with the protein product MWNSMNPQNETLTNPFTNNFDNNQLQIQINESQSQQWEETARAWLSTLPEGKIISSDEIEAWIQSNEAYLPDHIKNMPRPDLHQLLASIYSTITRSPEENDVNQDDHSQGDHSQARFQRTDQWKPVYTWLETLEDKELVKSNDIADWLSANPDVRDDLYSRHSRYHLMHYIKKLHVKILKRKERKKGFPITKKANTKIMSKSEGKRFPVPLPCSTTVINLPPDSDLYKAKRSEALHKYEILLDLEKQLSALYPKPQLLNK
- the LOC141692444 gene encoding uncharacterized protein LOC141692444 isoform X3 yields the protein MWNSMNPQNETLTNPFTNNFDNNQLQIQINESQSQQWEETARAWLSTLPEGKIISSDEIEAWIQSNEAYLPDHIKNMPRPDLHQLLASIYSTITRSPEVLQDDHSQGDHSQARFQRTDQWKPVYTWLETLEDKELVKSNDIADWLSANPDVRDDLYSRHSRYHLMHYIKKLHVKILKRKERKKGFPITKKANTKIMSKSEGKRFPVPLPCSTTVINLPPDSDLYKAKRSEALHKYEILLDLEKQLSALYPKPQLLNK
- the LOC141692444 gene encoding uncharacterized protein LOC141692444 isoform X4, translating into MWNSMNPQNETLTNPFTNNFDNNQLQIQINESQSQQWEETARAWLSTLPEGKIISSDEIEAWIQSNEAYLPDHIKNMPRPDLHQLLASIYSTITRSPEDDHSQGDHSQARFQRTDQWKPVYTWLETLEDKELVKSNDIADWLSANPDVRDDLYSRHSRYHLMHYIKKLHVKILKRKERKKGFPITKKANTKIMSKSEGKRFPVPLPCSTTVINLPPDSDLYKAKRSEALHKYEILLDLEKQLSALYPKPQLLNK
- the LOC141692444 gene encoding uncharacterized protein LOC141692444 isoform X6, which translates into the protein MWNSMNPQNETLTNPFTNNFDNNQLQIQINESQSQQWEETARAWLSTLPEGKIISSDEIEAWIQSNEAYLPDHIKNMPRPDLHQLLASIYSTITRSPEGDHSQARFQRTDQWKPVYTWLETLEDKELVKSNDIADWLSANPDVRDDLYSRHSRYHLMHYIKKLHVKILKRKERKKGFPITKKANTKIMSKSEGKRFPVPLPCSTTVINLPPDSDLYKAKRSEALHKYEILLDLEKQLSALYPKPQLLNK
- the LOC141692444 gene encoding uncharacterized protein LOC141692444 isoform X1, with amino-acid sequence MWNSMNPQNETLTNPFTNNFDNNQLQIQINESQSQQWEETARAWLSTLPEGKIISSDEIEAWIQSNEAYLPDHIKNMPRPDLHQLLASIYSTITRSPEVLQENDVNQDDHSQGDHSQARFQRTDQWKPVYTWLETLEDKELVKSNDIADWLSANPDVRDDLYSRHSRYHLMHYIKKLHVKILKRKERKKGFPITKKANTKIMSKSEGKRFPVPLPCSTTVINLPPDSDLYKAKRSEALHKYEILLDLEKQLSALYPKPQLLNK